Part of the Zea mays cultivar B73 chromosome 4, Zm-B73-REFERENCE-NAM-5.0, whole genome shotgun sequence genome is shown below.
TGCAGAGGCTcgattgtttttctttttctagaTTATTATCTTATATGGCTCCTCTGGCATCTTTGTAACTGAAGAATGAAAAATAAAATACTAGGATACCGAGCCATTGACTTTCAGCCTTCGTCACTATCTTCTCAACATAGGCTAACATGGGAAGCAGAAGGGGCTACAAAAGGAGCAGAATATATAAAAAAAAACTACGCAAAGGCATCTTGCCATGTGGGGCGGCCTATAGTAGGCAACTGTATGAACAGCTCAACTTGCCAATTCATTCTTCTTTGATTTCTTCGTGGGGGTATCTTAGCAATCGACCCGGCTAACATTTCTCCCCAAATTAAGAAATAATCAAGAACAATAGCTGCTACAAATATTAAAGGCCTGATTTTCAGTTATATACCAGTAAAAGGATGCAATCAATGTTTCCAAATTTTGTGCCCGAGAATTGGCAAGTTCAGCTGACATTTCTGCCCAAGTTGAGAAGTGGTTCCAAGAGCAATAGCTGCTACAAATAATAATGAGGCGATTTTCATTTCAGTTGTACTTGTAAGTAGTGAAAGATGGAATAAATGTTTCAACAAATTACGTGTGTCTAACAAGTATAATTTCATGTGTATGACATATGACTGTATCATCGTACCCAAATTACTAACAATGGCAAAGCCCCCTTCATCCTTAGACCCAATTTCAAATAATACAAACACAACTTTGAACCTGAAACGTACTAGTAGGAGTGTAGTgtagcgccagcattcttcaccgGTGACGAAGCTGCAGTTATTCCAATCTCCAGGTATACAATGAACGAAGCTAAATTTGATCCAAGCCCAACAACGCCGCCATCACCGGCGATGCGAGTCAGCGGTTGAGGAAGTCGCTGATGACCTTGTCCTGCGCGACGGCCTCGTCGCAGCACGGCTCCAGGAGGTGGAACGTGTGTCCCTTGTTGGGCGCCTGCCAAATCTCTGCCTCGCCGGGCCATCCGCTGGCCCTGAGCCGGTCGTAGTAGGCGCGGCCGCGGTCGCGGAGCACGTCGCCCTCGCCGATGCACACGAGCACGCGGCCGCACGCCAGAGAAGCCAGCGGCGGGGCGCCGTCCACGAAGGGGTTGATGAGCGGGTCGTCCTCCCCCGTGGTGGTCGGGCACATGACGCGCCATAGGGATCCCAGGCTCTCGCGCACCTCCAGGCTGATGTCGTCGGAGGGCACCTTGTCGGTGCCCAGGAAGTAGGGGTGGACCATGACGAGGCCCTGGATCCGGGCGTCGTGGGCCAGGCCCTCCGCTGCAACGCGCATCGCCATGTGGTGCGCGATGTTGGAGCCCGCACTCTCACCGCCCAGGTAGAGGCGGGAGAAGTCGGCGTGGCCCGCGATCCATGGGTCCCGGACGTTGTCGCCGGCGGCGGCAAGGTGGGACACGACCCAGGCTAGCGCTTCCCAGGAATCGGCgtaggcggcggggacggggtgcTCGGGGGCCAGGCGGTACTCGACGGAGACGACGAGAACGTTGGCAAGGCCCGCGAAGCTGTTGAAGTAGGAGTGGAAGGTGGGGTTGAAAGCGGAACCGAGGCAGAAGCCGCCCCCGTGGTAGTAGACGAAGATGGGGAGCTTGGCGCTCTCGTCGTCGAGGCGGGGGAGGTAGAGGCGCGCGGAGACGTTGGGGGAGATGACGACGTCCCTGGAGGCGACGCCGGTGGCGGCGTCCGTGGAGGCGGCGACGAACTCGGTACCGAAGTAGCGCTCCACGCGTTTCTTGTAGACGCGAATGCAGGGCATGGACTCGTAGACGATCTCGTCGTCCGTGGAGGCTAGCGGCGGAGCGACGGGTGCGGCGGCCATTGGAGATCTGGGCCGAGCAAGCAACAATGTTCGACTGTGTGCGGTTAGGAGGTCCGGCTCTGGTACAGAAGAGTCGTTGGGTTATGTAGTTGACGCTGAACTTTAGTATCTTCCCATCCTTCAACCCAAAGCATCAAATGACAGTAGATTATGTTGAATACAAAGGCAATTTCTATACTAAAATCAGACCATAATTTATGATGACCGCAGATATAATTATAAGCAGTTTGTTGAGAGCCTTCTTTTCTGTCGAAGGTCATCTAAGCAAAAACACTTTCGGCATGACGATATATAATCAGATATGACATGAAGATATATGCCGAAGTAacaattgaaagagcttcggcatgatggctgTTGGGGGactgcttcgtcgtcgaaggtccttTAAAAAGAAACActttcggaagatcagcacataaGCAAATACAATCGCGAAGTTACACGCCGAAGCTACTATCGAGGGAGCTTCGAtatagcgacatgccttgagacgaagggctgcaccgacttaaagagaaaaAGACCAATCgatccatgataatttgtgtcatgattgtaactagttgtcgaggacataaatgtaattttgatcgggctgtgccccgtgcctataaataggtgaacggtacccccgtactgttcacgctgactgttattcgctcgtgcgtcacgcttggactttttgccttctgtcaagccgaaggtacaaatgtaattcaatattgttcttattcatccatgatgacataataaagatatattgataatgtcatatgattattcatgttatttcttatgcttcatatgcttcgtctttcattaacatatactgcgatgatgaaggtacgtccttcatgaccttcgtctgaagatcgttatatcctaagagaaataatgcttcgaaggacaaagggcaataaccattaacctctttttgtgtggccttgttcttaattcatagcatttgaaaacaagtccccaacattggcgcccacctccggtgaactcacttccactctcgagctgatggcttcgttcaacaaccaagtcgtagcaccttcggctacgaagctagtgctcccgataacaggcggctcaagttTAGAGctggctaacaaaaagcagaagaagtaagcgcagagaagggtgcaacatgttggggtgcagggacccttcatcaagttaaaatggtcccacatcccaatcaccttctccaggaggaccttcagctcaaagattatcctcacaatgatgctatggtcatatcctgtgtcatcaagggatttctggtccataatgttctggtcgatacaggcagtgcaacagatatcatatttgctaaggccttcagacagatgcaagagccagaagacaagatttatgatgctacacaccctctttgtggcttcggaggaaggcagattgtagcactcggcaaaatcacaatgccagtgaccttcggcttcgtccacaataggttgtctttgacattgttgacatggagtacccctataatgcaatcattggtcgagaggcacttaatgcctttgaagcaatacttcatccagcatatttatgcatgaagataccttcgtaacaagggcccattgctgtccatgagagtcaagaagctgccagaagggctgaaggaaattgtatagattcaaaggcaattcataatatagatggagccgaagcctgtcagcagtataaatacaaaagagagaaggctgcttcggcggatcagtcgaagcctatgctcctatgtgaagacataacagaacaaagggtactgctggggtctcagctgtctgaagagcaagagaagactttgctaagatttttattcaacaacacagatgtctt
Proteins encoded:
- the LOC100284217 gene encoding gibberellin receptor GID1L2, which encodes MAAAPVAPPLASTDDEIVYESMPCIRVYKKRVERYFGTEFVAASTDAATGVASRDVVISPNVSARLYLPRLDDESAKLPIFVYYHGGGFCLGSAFNPTFHSYFNSFAGLANVLVVSVEYRLAPEHPVPAAYADSWEALAWVVSHLAAAGDNVRDPWIAGHADFSRLYLGGESAGSNIAHHMAMRVAAEGLAHDARIQGLVMVHPYFLGTDKVPSDDISLEVRESLGSLWRVMCPTTTGEDDPLINPFVDGAPPLASLACGRVLVCIGEGDVLRDRGRAYYDRLRASGWPGEAEIWQAPNKGHTFHLLEPCCDEAVAQDKVISDFLNR